The following coding sequences lie in one Helicoverpa zea isolate HzStark_Cry1AcR chromosome 14, ilHelZeax1.1, whole genome shotgun sequence genomic window:
- the LOC124636690 gene encoding dopamine D2-like receptor, producing the protein MKARSSNPSSELTMSTTLVPYHNNTHYTTYLYPSKRPPDVRNATLKLEVRDTNTSGDFMKLVEDFSDYFYGNTSHDFSTNASQLDLADVYGYTNCSFNGTFNISCFNRQVDDSDQNLWALLLLIFPFFTLFGNVLVIMSVVRERTLQTVTNYFIVSLAVADLLVAVVVMPFGVYYLVSLSFS; encoded by the coding sequence ATGAAGGCTCGAAGCTCCAACCCGAGCTCTGAACTGACAATGAGCACAACACTAGTGCCATACCACAACAATACACATTACACTACGTACCTCTACCCATCCAAACGACCGCCTGACGTCAGAAATGCTACCCTCAAACTCGAAGTCAGGGACACAAACACCAGTGGTGACTTTATGAAGCTAGTCGAAGACTTCAGTGATTACTTCTATGGTAACACCTCCCATGACTTTAGTACCAACGCGAGCCAATTAGATTTGGCAGACGTGTACGGTTACACAAACTGTAGTTTTAATGGCACTTTCAATATATCATGTTTTAATAGACAAGTAGATGATTCGGATCAGAATCTGTGGGCGTTATTGCTgttaatatttccttttttcacGTTGTTTGGGAATGTGTTAGTGATTATGAGTGTAGTGCGGGAGAGGACGCTGCAAACCGTgactaattattttatagtgaGTTTGGCTGTTGCTGATCTACTGGTGGCAGTCGTCGTGATGCCCTTCGGAGTTTATTACTTGGTGAGTCTTAGCTTTAGTTAA